The Bacillota bacterium genomic sequence TGACCATCTTGTAAATAACAACGTTGTTACCGAATACACAATAGGAAACGCTAAATAAGGAGGAGTAAACAATGTATAGATCACACGTGCTTGTCTGCGGCGGTACAGGTTGTACCTCCTCCGGTTCGCGCGATATAATCGCAGCTTTTGAAAAAGAGATAAAAGCTGTAGGACTCGATCAGGAAGTAAAAGTTGTAATGACCGGCTGCTTCGGTCTCTGCTCGCTTGGTCCTGTCGTTATCGTTTATCCAGAAGGTTCTTTCTACAGCCGTGTTAAGGCTGACGACGTTAAAGAGATCGTTGACGAGCATCTGTTAAAAGGCAGAATCGTATCACGTCTTCTTTACAAAGAAACTGTTAAGGAAGATTCAATACTGTCTCTTGAAAAAACAAACTTCTATGCAAAACAGTTCAGAGTTGCTCTGCGCAACTGCGGCGTCATCAATCCTGAGAACATCGACGAGTACATAGCTACAGACGGTTATCTCGCTCTACAGAAGGTACTCACCGAAATGAAACCTGAAGAAGTCATTCAGATAATAAAAGATTCAGGGCTGCGTGGACGTGGCGGCGGCGGATTCCCGACAGG encodes the following:
- a CDS encoding NAD(P)H-dependent oxidoreductase subunit E, coding for MYRSHVLVCGGTGCTSSGSRDIIAAFEKEIKAVGLDQEVKVVMTGCFGLCSLGPVVIVYPEGSFYSRVKADDVKEIVDEHLLKGRIVSRLLYKETVKEDSILSLEKTNFYAKQFRVALRNCGVINPENIDEYIATDGYLALQKVLTEMKPEEVIQIIKDSGLRGRGGGGFPTG